The following proteins come from a genomic window of Xiphophorus couchianus chromosome 19, X_couchianus-1.0, whole genome shotgun sequence:
- the bmf1 gene encoding BCL2 modifying factor 1 isoform X2 — protein sequence MEDEEDDVFEPDPNCWRTPFREIKCEDRGTQTHGPGQALHNSMLPCGVVEEPRRLFYAHFELVGDFDARQQEEQNRMEQLPLHQPAALSLEASIGQKLQLIGDQFHREHLQQYQQNQRNQGPLWWRMTAALLSLLFDRGFIAGGGGAGQR from the exons atggaggatgaggaggatgatgTGTTTGAGCCAGATCCCAACTGCTGGCGCACACCCTTCAGGGAGATAAAGTGCGAAGACCGGGGCACGCAGACGCACGGTCCTGGCCAGGCACTACACAACAGCATGCTGCCCTGTGGTGTTGTGGAGGAGCCCAGACGACTATTCTACG CGCATTTTGAACTTGTCGGGGATTTTGACGCGAGGCAACAAGAGGAGCAGAACAGGATGGAGCAGTTACCCCTGCACCAGCCGGCTGCACTCAGCTTGGAGGCCTCCATCGGGCAGAAACTTCAGCTGATAGGCGACCAGTTTCACCGGGAACACTTACAACAG TATCAACAAAACCAAAGGAATCAGGGGCCGCTGTGGTGGCGCATGACTGCAGCTCTTCTCAGCCTCCTGTTTGATAGGGGGTTTATTgctggaggaggtggagcaggaCAGAGGTGA
- the bmf1 gene encoding BCL2 modifying factor 1 isoform X1 has protein sequence MEDEEDDVFEPDPNCWRTPFREIKCEDRGTQTHGPGQALHNSMLPCGVVEEPRRLFYGNAGFRLHFPAHFELVGDFDARQQEEQNRMEQLPLHQPAALSLEASIGQKLQLIGDQFHREHLQQYQQNQRNQGPLWWRMTAALLSLLFDRGFIAGGGGAGQR, from the exons atggaggatgaggaggatgatgTGTTTGAGCCAGATCCCAACTGCTGGCGCACACCCTTCAGGGAGATAAAGTGCGAAGACCGGGGCACGCAGACGCACGGTCCTGGCCAGGCACTACACAACAGCATGCTGCCCTGTGGTGTTGTGGAGGAGCCCAGACGACTATTCTACG GTAACGCAGGTTTTCGATTGCACTTCCCAGCGCATTTTGAACTTGTCGGGGATTTTGACGCGAGGCAACAAGAGGAGCAGAACAGGATGGAGCAGTTACCCCTGCACCAGCCGGCTGCACTCAGCTTGGAGGCCTCCATCGGGCAGAAACTTCAGCTGATAGGCGACCAGTTTCACCGGGAACACTTACAACAG TATCAACAAAACCAAAGGAATCAGGGGCCGCTGTGGTGGCGCATGACTGCAGCTCTTCTCAGCCTCCTGTTTGATAGGGGGTTTATTgctggaggaggtggagcaggaCAGAGGTGA